In Atribacterota bacterium, a genomic segment contains:
- the metG gene encoding methionine--tRNA ligase, producing MEKKKAFYITTPIYYVNDVPHIGHAYTTIAADTMARFKRLRGFDVLFATGTDEHGQKIAKSAEQLGIKPKELADKVVIKFKNLWPILNIKLDDFIRTTEKRHELVVQKIFNRLYEKDDIYKGEYEGWYCVPCETFWPESQVEGNLCPDCGRPIEKFKEESYFFRMSNYQDRLLQHIESHPDCIKPESRKNEIISFIKRGLKDQSVTRIRSSLKWGIDVPFDKNHVVYVWFDALINYLTVVGYGIDEKKFNFYWPEAVHLIGKDILRFHTIIWFTMLMAADINPPRMVFSHGWWTIEGEKMSKSRGNVIDPYQVAEEFGADAFRYFLLRELSFGQDGNYSRQLLIQRINFDLANDLGNLLSRTVAMTVKFCDGKIPAPSGKDELFDIELRKLAEEVVLQVINNMEEMSFNLALENIWSLIKRTNKYIDQTEPWLLGRDRTKKDRLEQVLYHLNESLRIISLLVYPFIPSTASKIWQQLGIKDNIENMTIPEDTGWGKLEPDIKINPGDNLFPRIEEERKNISPATHEGKEKLEQEHKEKENETKQLPVISLEDFQKIDLRVGKVISAEDISGTHKLLKIKVDFKSEIRTLIAGIKEYYLPEALIGKNIVVVFNLAPATIRGIQSQGMLLAASSDEQVVLLTTDKEITPGSKIR from the coding sequence ATGGAAAAGAAAAAAGCTTTTTATATTACAACTCCTATTTATTATGTCAACGATGTCCCACATATAGGGCATGCATATACTACAATTGCAGCAGATACTATGGCAAGATTTAAAAGGCTTAGAGGTTTTGATGTTCTTTTTGCCACTGGTACTGATGAGCATGGCCAGAAAATTGCCAAATCAGCAGAACAACTGGGCATAAAACCTAAAGAACTTGCTGATAAGGTGGTGATAAAATTTAAGAATCTTTGGCCTATTTTAAATATCAAACTGGATGATTTTATACGTACTACTGAAAAGCGTCATGAGTTGGTGGTACAAAAAATATTCAATCGTTTATATGAAAAAGATGATATCTATAAAGGTGAATATGAAGGGTGGTATTGTGTACCATGCGAAACCTTCTGGCCAGAAAGTCAGGTAGAAGGTAATCTATGCCCTGATTGCGGTAGACCAATTGAAAAATTCAAAGAAGAAAGCTATTTTTTTAGAATGAGCAACTATCAGGATAGATTATTACAGCATATTGAATCACATCCTGATTGTATTAAACCAGAATCAAGAAAGAACGAAATTATTAGTTTCATCAAGAGGGGATTGAAAGATCAGAGCGTAACCAGGATTAGATCAAGTCTAAAATGGGGAATTGATGTTCCTTTTGATAAGAATCATGTAGTTTATGTCTGGTTTGATGCTTTAATAAATTATCTTACTGTGGTTGGTTACGGCATTGATGAAAAAAAGTTTAACTTTTACTGGCCAGAGGCAGTACATTTAATTGGTAAGGATATATTAAGATTTCATACTATTATCTGGTTCACCATGCTGATGGCAGCCGATATAAATCCTCCCAGAATGGTTTTTTCACATGGTTGGTGGACCATTGAAGGTGAAAAAATGTCCAAATCGAGAGGAAATGTAATTGATCCTTATCAGGTAGCAGAGGAGTTTGGTGCCGATGCTTTTCGTTATTTTTTGTTAAGGGAATTATCATTCGGTCAGGATGGAAACTATTCCCGCCAGCTACTTATTCAGCGGATCAACTTTGACTTAGCAAATGATCTCGGTAATTTACTCAGTCGTACGGTAGCCATGACTGTTAAATTTTGTGATGGGAAGATACCTGCACCTTCAGGTAAGGATGAATTGTTTGATATAGAATTACGAAAGCTGGCAGAAGAAGTAGTGCTGCAGGTAATTAATAATATGGAGGAAATGTCTTTCAATCTTGCCTTAGAAAATATCTGGTCTCTAATAAAAAGAACCAATAAATATATAGATCAAACAGAGCCCTGGTTATTGGGAAGAGATAGGACCAAGAAGGATAGATTGGAACAGGTGTTGTACCACCTTAATGAGTCATTGAGGATAATATCTCTATTAGTGTATCCCTTTATACCGTCAACAGCCAGTAAAATCTGGCAACAGTTAGGGATTAAAGATAATATTGAAAATATGACTATTCCTGAAGATACCGGCTGGGGAAAACTGGAGCCGGATATTAAGATAAATCCTGGTGATAATCTATTTCCCAGAATTGAGGAGGAAAGAAAAAATATTTCACCTGCTACCCATGAAGGCAAAGAAAAGCTTGAGCAAGAGCATAAGGAAAAAGAGAATGAAACGAAACAGTTGCCAGTCATATCTTTAGAGGATTTTCAAAAAATTGACTTGAGAGTGGGTAAAGTTATCTCAGCTGAAGATATTTCAGGTACCCACAAGTTATTAAAAATAAAAGTTGATTTTAAATCCGAAATAAGAACCCTCATAGCGGGAATAAAAGAATATTACTTGCCAGAGGCGCTTATTGGAAAAAATATTGTAGTAGTATTTAATTTAGCTCCCGCTACCATCAGGGGTATTCAATCACAAGGTATGCTGCTGGCAGCTTCAAGCGATGAGCAGGTTGTACTTCTAACTACTGATAAGGAAATCACTCCAGGTAGCAAGATAAGATAG
- the tmk gene encoding dTMP kinase, with translation MKKSFFITLEGFEGSGKTTVAKRLYHIFLKNGFDTLLTKEPGGTLVGDKIRKILLERESEGLGYKAELLLFAASRAENVRINIKPALEKNLMVICDRYFDSTTAYQGFGRGIDMSVISYLNSFAIEDIIPDLTIFLDVDTAIGLKRATMPSNNSELRFEDEFLKKKEVNGKLFLERVRDGYYQIARQNPERIKIIDANRDISMVIKDIIEIINPKLAQKFKEEFSLEL, from the coding sequence ATGAAAAAGAGTTTTTTTATTACCTTAGAAGGATTTGAAGGCTCTGGAAAAACTACCGTTGCTAAAAGATTATATCATATTTTCCTGAAAAATGGATTTGATACATTATTAACAAAAGAACCTGGCGGAACTTTAGTTGGTGATAAAATTCGTAAAATATTATTGGAAAGAGAAAGTGAGGGATTAGGTTATAAGGCAGAACTATTATTATTTGCTGCTTCGAGGGCAGAAAATGTCAGAATTAATATTAAACCTGCTTTAGAGAAGAATTTGATGGTAATATGTGATAGATATTTTGATTCTACGACTGCTTATCAGGGTTTTGGTCGAGGTATTGACATGAGTGTAATTAGCTATCTCAATAGTTTTGCCATAGAAGATATAATCCCAGATTTAACTATTTTTTTAGATGTTGATACTGCAATTGGATTAAAACGTGCAACCATGCCCAGTAATAATTCAGAACTACGCTTTGAAGATGAATTTCTTAAGAAAAAAGAAGTAAACGGGAAATTATTTTTAGAAAGAGTAAGAGATGGTTATTATCAAATTGCCCGACAGAATCCTGAGAGGATAAAGATAATTGATGCTAATCGTGATATCTCTATGGTGATTAAAGACATTATTGAAATAATTAACCCTAAACTAGCACAAAAGTTTAAGGAAGAATTTAGTTTAGAGTTATAG
- the rsmI gene encoding 16S rRNA (cytidine(1402)-2'-O)-methyltransferase, translated as MKKQQSGKLYICGTPIGNLEDITLRCLTILKIVDLIAAEDTRHTKILLNHYQIKKAVISYHKYSKEKRLEYILQLLRTGKNIALLSDAGMPGVCDPGYELINKAIENNMVIVPIPGVSALITALVISGFAMQSFVFEGFIPRKKGEKERFFSNLKDEKRTIIFYETPHRIKDSLVALKQIMGDRRIVIARELTKKFEEIIRGDLSGVIDTLSSKEIKGEMTLVLEGKSAIKTESTFCDKDSRKEDKLEKEIMYYLQKGYYNKDIVSLIAEEYHISKKWIYEKILELKKNANRPD; from the coding sequence ATGAAAAAACAACAATCTGGTAAATTGTATATTTGCGGAACACCTATTGGTAACCTGGAGGATATTACCCTGCGTTGCCTGACAATTTTAAAAATAGTAGATTTAATTGCTGCAGAGGATACCCGCCATACTAAAATATTGTTAAATCATTACCAGATTAAGAAAGCAGTAATCAGTTATCATAAATACAGCAAAGAAAAGAGATTAGAATACATTTTACAACTGTTAAGAACAGGGAAAAATATTGCTTTGTTGTCAGATGCTGGCATGCCAGGTGTCTGTGATCCAGGATATGAATTAATAAATAAGGCTATTGAAAATAATATGGTCATTGTTCCTATTCCTGGTGTTTCAGCTTTAATTACAGCATTGGTAATTTCAGGATTTGCCATGCAAAGCTTTGTTTTTGAAGGATTTATTCCCAGAAAAAAAGGGGAGAAAGAAAGGTTTTTTTCAAATCTGAAAGATGAGAAAAGGACTATCATATTTTATGAAACTCCCCATAGGATTAAGGATTCCCTGGTAGCTCTCAAGCAGATAATGGGAGATAGAAGAATTGTTATAGCTCGGGAACTGACCAAAAAGTTTGAAGAAATAATCAGAGGAGATCTTTCCGGAGTAATAGATACCCTGAGCTCTAAGGAAATTAAGGGAGAAATGACTCTGGTTCTAGAAGGAAAATCAGCTATAAAAACAGAGTCAACCTTCTGTGATAAGGATTCCAGAAAAGAAGATAAGCTGGAAAAAGAAATTATGTATTACCTGCAAAAAGGTTATTATAACAAAGATATTGTATCTTTAATTGCTGAAGAGTATCATATATCTAAAAAATGGATTTATGAAAAGATCTTAGAATTGAAAAAGAATGCAAACAGACCTGATTAA
- the metK gene encoding methionine adenosyltransferase, giving the protein MGKNYFFTSESVTEGHPDKIADQISDAILDDLYCQDTEARVAVETLVATGLVLVAGQITTTGYVDVPKVVRNTVREIGYTRAKYGFDCDTCAVLTSIEEQSRDIAIGVNCAWEAREEKIVPEKDKIASTGAGDQGMMFGYACRETPELMPLPISLAHKITYRLAEVRKDKIVPYLRPDGKSQVTIQYINGTPQRIEAIVIAAQHHPQVGLDTIRKDILEKVIKAVIPEKYLDKNTKYYINSTGRFVMGGPQADTGVTGRKIIVDTYGGVGSHGGGCFSGKDPTKVDRSGSYAARYIAKNIVAAGIAEKCEIEIAYAIGVANPVSVMVDTFNTEKIPHSRIIQIIKKHFDLRPAAIIEHLKLKRPIYKKTATYGHFGREIDEFTWEKTDKVEVLRKELD; this is encoded by the coding sequence TTGGGAAAAAATTATTTTTTTACTTCTGAATCAGTTACAGAGGGTCATCCAGATAAGATTGCTGATCAAATTTCTGATGCTATACTGGATGATTTATATTGTCAGGATACGGAAGCAAGGGTAGCAGTAGAAACATTGGTTGCTACCGGTCTGGTGTTAGTTGCCGGGCAGATTACTACCACTGGATATGTGGATGTTCCTAAAGTAGTCCGAAATACAGTGAGAGAAATAGGTTATACCAGAGCAAAATATGGATTTGATTGTGATACCTGTGCAGTGTTAACTTCTATTGAGGAACAATCTCGAGATATAGCAATTGGAGTAAATTGTGCCTGGGAGGCACGTGAAGAAAAAATAGTTCCGGAAAAGGATAAAATCGCCTCTACCGGAGCTGGGGATCAAGGTATGATGTTTGGTTACGCCTGTCGGGAAACTCCGGAATTAATGCCTTTACCAATATCGCTAGCACATAAGATAACTTACCGTTTAGCAGAGGTAAGGAAGGATAAAATTGTACCCTATTTAAGGCCTGATGGTAAGTCTCAGGTCACTATACAATATATAAACGGTACTCCTCAGAGAATTGAGGCAATTGTTATTGCTGCCCAACATCATCCCCAGGTAGGATTAGACACTATTCGTAAAGATATTTTGGAAAAAGTTATCAAAGCAGTAATCCCTGAAAAATATCTTGATAAAAATACCAAATATTATATCAACTCCACTGGCAGATTTGTTATGGGAGGTCCTCAGGCTGATACTGGTGTTACTGGTAGAAAAATTATTGTGGATACCTACGGGGGAGTAGGAAGTCATGGAGGAGGTTGTTTTTCCGGTAAAGATCCAACTAAAGTAGATCGTTCTGGAAGTTATGCCGCCAGATATATTGCTAAAAACATTGTTGCTGCCGGAATTGCTGAAAAATGTGAAATTGAAATCGCTTATGCTATTGGAGTAGCTAATCCGGTTTCTGTTATGGTGGATACCTTTAACACTGAAAAAATTCCTCATTCCCGAATTATCCAGATAATTAAGAAGCATTTTGACTTAAGGCCTGCAGCTATAATTGAACATTTAAAATTAAAAAGACCCATTTATAAAAAGACTGCTACTTATGGTCATTTTGGTCGGGAAATTGATGAGTTTACCTGGGAAAAAACAGATAAAGTTGAAGTATTAAGAAAAGAACTGGACTAA
- the holB gene encoding DNA polymerase III subunit delta', translated as MVNILKMIDFEQIVGQKKSIQLLKALIKFDRIGHAYLFAGKEGIGKKITAIAFAKAINCTGLSENYNPCNHCSSCLKIEKGIHPDFQIISPLNSVITIDQIREIKSIIYWRPLASRKKIFLINDAHKMTIEASNSLLKILEEPPEFAVLILITAEPEIILPTIISRCHRISFQPLRVEEQKEVLTRMNLLLDNRQLEDILLLSPGSPGKTIELASDQSKMKKKNRYIDWLIKTKPEQMVSSIFSSRDNEFTDIIESFLDFVEIMILWFRDILFFKLGLAQKMLCFPSRIDIIKEFAQYYSQEKIILILDDLTEIPERIEKHINPKILLENFIIRLGD; from the coding sequence TTGGTTAATATTTTGAAAATGATTGATTTTGAACAGATAGTGGGACAGAAAAAGTCCATACAATTATTAAAAGCTTTAATAAAGTTTGACCGAATAGGGCATGCCTATCTTTTTGCCGGCAAAGAGGGTATTGGGAAAAAGATAACTGCCATAGCCTTTGCTAAGGCTATAAATTGTACTGGTTTATCTGAAAATTATAATCCCTGCAATCACTGTTCTTCCTGTTTGAAGATTGAAAAGGGTATTCATCCTGATTTTCAAATCATTTCCCCACTTAATTCAGTAATCACTATAGATCAGATTAGAGAAATCAAAAGCATTATCTATTGGCGACCCTTAGCAAGTAGAAAAAAAATATTTTTAATCAATGATGCTCATAAAATGACTATTGAGGCTTCCAATTCCTTATTAAAAATATTAGAAGAACCACCTGAATTTGCAGTTCTAATCTTAATTACTGCAGAACCCGAGATTATTTTACCGACTATTATTTCAAGATGTCACAGAATATCTTTTCAGCCGTTAAGAGTGGAAGAGCAAAAAGAAGTATTAACCAGGATGAACTTGCTATTAGATAATAGACAACTGGAAGATATTCTCTTGCTTTCTCCTGGTAGTCCCGGCAAAACAATAGAATTAGCCAGTGACCAGTCGAAGATGAAGAAAAAAAACAGGTATATTGATTGGTTAATAAAAACTAAACCAGAACAAATGGTAAGTAGTATCTTTTCCTCTCGTGATAATGAATTTACTGATATTATAGAATCTTTTTTAGATTTTGTGGAGATAATGATTTTATGGTTTCGTGATATACTATTTTTTAAGTTAGGATTGGCACAGAAAATGTTATGTTTTCCAAGCAGGATAGATATAATAAAAGAATTCGCCCAATACTATTCTCAAGAGAAGATAATCCTTATCTTAGATGATTTAACTGAAATACCGGAAAGAATAGAAAAACATATTAATCCTAAAATATTATTAGAAAATTTTATTATACGATTAGGTGATTAA
- a CDS encoding sugar phosphate nucleotidyltransferase, translated as MNNIALILAGGRGKRFWPHSRFNKPKQFLAAPSGNLMLRDTFERLLPFFKTDDIYVATIEDLFQPIREIIPEIDILNYIIEPMGKDTAASIALATLLITHNRSRDINIAIFPIDHYIPEKDKFYQLLDNSFQAVQRFKKPVIIGIEPKRKESRYGYICTANQTGNFKEMNLYSVKMFKEKPDSHWIEQYSKQNQLLWNSAIYIFPAHIILDFIAKWMPKLDKAINEIALSIGTLSKREVIKAQLKTVDSISFEYGVLEKVTDLLVMKGDIIWEDIGSWHAMERFVPHDANGNIVQGEYTGIDTQNCIIVNDKGVTVTIGLSNMVIINDGPIQLIYPKNREGDIKKVINQMAKDERFKKYI; from the coding sequence ATGAATAATATTGCCCTTATCTTAGCGGGGGGGAGAGGGAAGCGATTCTGGCCTCATAGTCGTTTCAATAAACCAAAACAATTTCTTGCTGCTCCCAGCGGAAATTTAATGCTCAGAGATACCTTTGAACGCCTATTACCCTTTTTTAAGACAGATGATATTTATGTTGCTACAATTGAAGATTTATTTCAACCTATCAGAGAGATAATTCCTGAAATTGATATACTGAATTATATTATTGAACCAATGGGAAAGGATACTGCAGCGAGCATTGCTTTGGCAACACTGCTAATAACTCATAATCGAAGTAGGGATATTAACATTGCTATTTTCCCGATAGACCATTATATACCAGAAAAGGATAAATTTTACCAGTTACTGGATAACTCCTTTCAAGCTGTGCAAAGATTTAAAAAGCCGGTTATCATCGGAATTGAACCAAAGAGAAAAGAATCCAGGTATGGCTATATCTGTACTGCTAACCAAACAGGTAACTTTAAGGAGATGAATCTTTATTCGGTAAAGATGTTTAAAGAAAAACCAGATTCCCATTGGATTGAGCAATACAGTAAACAAAATCAGTTATTATGGAATAGTGCTATTTATATCTTTCCTGCACACATAATTTTGGATTTTATTGCCAAATGGATGCCTAAACTTGATAAGGCAATAAATGAAATAGCTTTGAGTATAGGCACTTTGAGTAAAAGAGAGGTTATAAAAGCTCAATTAAAAACAGTTGATTCTATTTCCTTTGAATATGGTGTTTTAGAGAAGGTTACAGATTTACTGGTTATGAAAGGAGATATAATTTGGGAAGATATTGGCTCTTGGCATGCTATGGAGAGATTTGTACCACATGATGCCAATGGTAATATTGTACAGGGTGAATATACCGGAATTGATACACAAAATTGTATTATTGTCAATGATAAAGGGGTAACCGTTACCATTGGTCTTTCTAATATGGTAATTATTAATGATGGACCTATTCAGTTGATTTATCCCAAAAATCGTGAAGGTGATATCAAAAAAGTTATCAATCAGATGGCTAAAGACGAACGGTTCAAAAAGTATATCTAA
- a CDS encoding type IV pilus twitching motility protein PilT, with protein sequence MNITELLKITNDMEASDLHVTVGIPPTLRINGLLSKLNYPELTENAVYEMIYSILSEEQRKKFEELKEIDFSLEIVNIARFRVNVFMHRSGIAGAFRLIPGKIKTLEELGLPKNLVEFTKKPKGLVLITGPTGSGKSTTISSFIDIINENQKLHIITIEDPIEFIHQHKNCIIDQREVGLHTKSFTYALRSALREDPDVILVGEMRDLETISMAVTAAETGHLVFSTLHTNSAAETVERIIDVFPAHQQRQIRIQLAESLQGVISQTLLPNIDQTKRVPAVEIMIATPAIKNIIREERIHMIPASIQGAQQLGMQTMDQSLRQLYQNHVIDRETALFKASDPKFVLSN encoded by the coding sequence ATTAATATTACAGAATTACTGAAGATTACCAATGATATGGAAGCATCTGATTTACATGTAACAGTTGGTATTCCACCAACATTACGTATTAACGGTTTACTTTCTAAATTAAACTATCCTGAATTAACTGAGAATGCTGTTTATGAGATGATCTATAGTATTTTGAGTGAAGAACAACGTAAAAAATTTGAAGAGTTAAAGGAAATTGACTTTTCCTTAGAGATTGTTAATATAGCCCGTTTTAGGGTAAATGTTTTTATGCATAGAAGTGGCATAGCCGGCGCCTTCCGGTTGATTCCTGGAAAAATTAAGACATTGGAAGAATTGGGATTACCTAAGAATCTGGTAGAATTCACTAAAAAACCAAAAGGATTAGTTTTAATTACCGGACCTACTGGAAGTGGGAAATCAACTACAATATCCAGTTTTATTGATATTATTAATGAAAATCAAAAGCTTCATATCATAACCATAGAAGATCCTATTGAATTTATTCATCAGCATAAGAATTGTATTATTGATCAGCGAGAAGTTGGTCTACATACCAAATCATTTACCTATGCCTTAAGAAGTGCCTTAAGGGAAGATCCGGATGTCATCTTGGTTGGAGAAATGAGAGATTTAGAAACCATCTCTATGGCTGTTACTGCTGCCGAGACAGGACATTTAGTATTTTCTACACTGCACACTAACAGTGCTGCTGAAACTGTAGAACGTATCATAGATGTTTTTCCTGCTCACCAGCAGAGACAAATCCGTATTCAGCTGGCTGAATCTTTACAGGGAGTTATTTCCCAAACATTACTTCCCAATATTGACCAGACTAAACGAGTGCCTGCTGTGGAGATAATGATAGCCACACCGGCAATTAAAAATATTATTCGTGAAGAACGTATTCACATGATTCCTGCTTCTATTCAGGGAGCTCAACAGTTGGGTATGCAGACTATGGATCAATCCCTTCGTCAGCTATATCAAAATCATGTTATTGATAGAGAAACGGCTTTATTTAAAGCCAGCGATCCAAAATTTGTTCTCTCCAATTAA
- a CDS encoding transglycosylase SLT domain-containing protein, with translation MSNDNKEKKENRGTGKKVKRNNIIDQYFNRAIIIFLLVMMLLMIYNLRQYGQLYQSIDNLNQVYSDIQTENRVLKERIEEQNQKLDNINNQMANYLKEKITKEQFTEIYMQLQELTGMISEEKKREFYMNRIVNLVSSNNKQLESETIYDIAKNIYEVALKYKFNPFLICALIKVESNFIVDSISDSYAYGLCQVRRFIAKELAENIGIEWDGAEKTLLNPEKNIKIGIHYLALLYDDFGDIRLALTAYNYGPFKVQEFLSQENEIPNGFTEKILHYYSQYRGFEIEDVDEVLNEEHG, from the coding sequence ATGAGTAATGATAATAAAGAGAAAAAAGAGAATAGAGGTACGGGTAAAAAAGTAAAAAGGAATAACATTATAGACCAATATTTTAATAGAGCTATAATAATTTTTTTATTGGTCATGATGTTGTTAATGATTTATAATTTGAGACAATATGGACAGCTTTATCAATCCATTGATAATTTAAACCAGGTTTATAGTGATATACAAACGGAAAATAGGGTCTTAAAAGAGAGAATTGAAGAACAAAATCAGAAGTTAGATAATATTAACAATCAGATGGCTAATTATCTAAAAGAGAAAATTACCAAAGAACAGTTTACTGAAATTTATATGCAGCTACAGGAATTGACCGGAATGATATCCGAAGAAAAGAAAAGAGAATTTTATATGAATCGTATCGTGAATCTTGTTTCCAGTAATAATAAACAACTGGAAAGTGAAACCATATATGATATTGCTAAAAATATTTATGAGGTAGCACTAAAATATAAATTTAATCCCTTCTTAATCTGTGCTCTAATTAAAGTGGAAAGTAATTTTATAGTGGATTCTATTTCCGATTCCTATGCCTATGGATTGTGCCAGGTTCGTCGTTTCATAGCGAAGGAATTGGCAGAAAATATTGGTATTGAATGGGACGGAGCAGAGAAGACCTTGCTCAATCCAGAAAAAAATATTAAGATTGGTATACATTATTTAGCGTTACTTTATGATGATTTTGGCGATATAAGATTAGCTCTGACTGCTTATAATTATGGACCGTTTAAAGTTCAGGAATTTCTTTCCCAGGAGAATGAAATTCCAAATGGTTTTACCGAGAAGATACTTCATTACTATTCTCAATATCGTGGTTTTGAAATAGAAGATGTTGACGAAGTATTAAACGAAGAGCATGGTTAA
- a CDS encoding methyltransferase — MQKMNLQPGEIIESLGKYQLKVIQNKYSYCFSIDSVLLAQFIKIKNWEKIIDLGTGCGIIPLLIYHPQKNNIIYGVEIQEKLVSLARKNVSLNNLDKQVFILQEDISNLKEKFSGEYFDVITANPPYIPAGRGKSSSNSEQLIARHEININLESMLRIANYLLKKGGRLYLIHRADIFIPVIMTLKKYYFEPKILQFVYTKKDYQAKRFLLEARKEGGTELRVLTPLFLP; from the coding sequence ATGCAGAAAATGAATCTGCAGCCGGGGGAAATAATTGAATCATTGGGCAAATATCAGTTGAAAGTTATTCAGAATAAGTATAGCTATTGTTTTTCAATCGATTCCGTCTTATTAGCACAGTTTATAAAAATTAAGAATTGGGAAAAGATCATAGACCTGGGTACCGGTTGCGGAATAATTCCCCTGTTAATCTACCATCCCCAAAAAAATAATATTATTTATGGGGTAGAAATCCAGGAGAAATTAGTGTCTCTGGCTAGGAAAAACGTATCTCTCAATAATCTAGATAAACAGGTTTTTATTCTTCAGGAAGACATAAGCAATCTTAAAGAAAAGTTTTCTGGTGAATATTTTGATGTTATTACTGCCAATCCTCCCTATATCCCGGCTGGTAGAGGGAAAAGCAGTTCTAATAGTGAACAGTTAATAGCCCGGCATGAAATCAATATAAATTTAGAGAGCATGCTGAGGATAGCCAATTACCTTTTAAAAAAAGGAGGCAGGCTATACCTGATACATAGAGCAGATATTTTTATACCTGTAATAATGACTCTAAAGAAATATTATTTTGAACCGAAGATATTACAATTTGTCTATACCAAGAAAGATTATCAAGCTAAAAGATTTCTCCTGGAGGCAAGGAAAGAGGGAGGGACTGAGCTAAGAGTATTGACTCCCTTGTTTTTACCTTAA
- a CDS encoding stage 0 sporulation family protein, which yields MPRVIGIQFSNSNFIYYFKYGKYILEIGDFCVVKTSLGLDIGKVVTPILYIKPEELVEPLKKIVRKATKNDFEKWKDIQLDEQEAQRIGDEKIKKYKLDMHLINCKYLFDKSRLIFYFYADNRIDFRELVKDLAGQFKTKIELKQVGVRDKAKMVGGLGICGRPLCCSSFLTEFKPVPINVAKMQSVALNLSKISGTCGRLKCCLNFEAQFYLEELKKYPKLGSQVKTKEGKEGKVIEVNVLSRYMIIETIEKEDNENIKNRIKVPIEEWQKNYNQISREVHHAENESAAGGNN from the coding sequence ATGCCCAGAGTTATTGGAATACAATTTAGTAATTCAAACTTTATCTATTATTTTAAATATGGAAAGTATATCTTGGAGATAGGAGATTTTTGTGTTGTGAAAACATCATTGGGATTGGATATCGGAAAGGTTGTAACTCCAATTTTATATATAAAACCGGAAGAATTGGTGGAACCTCTCAAAAAAATTGTTCGCAAGGCAACAAAAAATGATTTTGAAAAATGGAAGGATATACAGTTAGATGAACAAGAAGCCCAACGCATAGGTGATGAAAAGATAAAAAAATATAAATTAGATATGCATCTTATTAATTGTAAGTACTTATTTGACAAAAGTCGTCTAATATTTTATTTTTATGCTGATAATCGAATAGATTTCCGTGAATTAGTCAAAGACCTGGCTGGGCAATTCAAAACAAAAATAGAGCTAAAACAGGTTGGTGTTAGAGATAAGGCAAAAATGGTAGGTGGACTGGGTATTTGCGGCAGACCATTGTGTTGTTCCAGCTTTTTAACTGAGTTTAAGCCGGTACCGATTAATGTGGCAAAGATGCAGAGTGTAGCCTTAAATCTTTCTAAGATATCTGGTACCTGTGGTCGGTTAAAGTGTTGTCTTAATTTTGAAGCCCAATTTTATCTGGAAGAATTAAAAAAATATCCCAAATTGGGTAGCCAGGTAAAAACGAAAGAAGGAAAAGAAGGAAAAGTAATAGAGGTTAATGTTTTAAGCAGATATATGATAATTGAAACTATAGAAAAAGAAGATAATGAAAATATCAAAAATAGGATTAAAGTACCTATTGAGGAATGGCAAAAGAATTATAACCAGATAAGTAGAGAAGTGCATCATGCAGAAAATGAATCTGCAGCCGGGGGAAATAATTGA